A genomic stretch from Macaca nemestrina isolate mMacNem1 chromosome 16, mMacNem.hap1, whole genome shotgun sequence includes:
- the LOC105491725 gene encoding A-kinase anchor protein 11 isoform X2, with product MATFRNNHMKTKASIRKSFSEDVFQSVKSLLQSEKELCSVTAEDCLQQDEHASLTEVTFLGFNEETDATHVQDLAAVSLELPDLLNSLHFCSLNENEIICMKNINKPSDISSDPLNQSHPSGMLCVMRVSPTSPKLRIDFIFSLLSKYATGIRYTLDTFLHQKHQLETTDEDDDDTNQSVSSIEDDFVTAFEHLEEEETSKPYNDGMNITALRNQCDAASQTVTGHHLETHDLKILISSGQQKSLAKPSASSVNVLGPKELPSVKTSVTTSISEPWTQRSFYRSSNASDKDSDLQKTFCSSSPAYSSESECSSPSPVIFLDEEGYQKSLKAKLELPKIPVMKDDIEDSDSEVSEFFDSFDQFDELEQTLETYLFNKDPVIGKSSQKKGHKHGKSCMNPQKFKFDHPALPANVRKPTPRKPESPYGNLCDAPDSPRPVKASGEDSGLFSPIRSSAFSPLGGCTPAECFCQTDIGGDRIHENLDSIYYTYEDYANNVSCEVLGSVLRTQHTNALSNIISIKHGENKTVTFKHGNLDQKNKSKNKSLMVKDSIQKFAADLVEKSFGSAFKDLQKGVSSCTNALCHLAIKLTSSVFQMAFNELRRQRAFSLKERAISGLANFLVSEALSNALKDLQYVKKQIFTNTVARFAADLAEELVFEGIMEVCQFSYPQTPASPRCGSFDFEDKVVKSYAKDLSESVIQEAFIELSQVDVTFTTKAAVSVSTDNIKYVSAESVVPSTQAVTFSPSFHNQAIMVTKPVQEYKKEYTVQQALFCTSGIVTSIPVPLAGSALLPYHISSTACQAKAHLSSDDSNSSGDSTQVHIATKNREEKAACLRNICLPSEHNPGNQNDFKPTNDLEMQSSSKLSSDPAIISNFSAAMVHTIVNETLESMTSLEVTKMVDECTDYLTKSIKGKTPPFSHCGQAVLQCSEASSNKDMFADQLSKSIIKHSIDKSKSMIPNIDKNAVYKESLPVSGEESQLTPEKSPKFPGSHNHLTHCSLSAGKDCVPECKVSMVHGSSLETLPSCPAVTGQKSDLKEPAKDQPLKKHNLNNTSLESLSFGQENPFPHSHTFSSTALTCVDGLHVEDKQKVRDGNVIPDTPPSTPLVPSQASSEWDIKKLTKKLKGELAKEFAPATPPSTPHNSSVGSLSENEQNTIEKEEFMLKLMRSLSEEVESSENGELPEVDVKSEHSGKKVQFAEALATHILSLATEMAASHLDNKIIQEPKVKSPCLNVQSQRSVSPTFLNPSDENLKTLCSFAGDLAAEVITEAEKIAKVRSCMLFKQKKNRCYADGDQDYKVEEKLDIEAVAHPREVDPFILSLPPSSCVSGLMYKYPSCESVTDEYAGHIIQILKQEGGNIELIMDQYANRLAYRSVKSGLQEAAKTTKVQCNSRMFPVPSSQVKTNELLMFSNKEHHQEADKKRQSKRNEDYFCKNQTCERTLDPGRNECSELYSFSASFVHSITKDAKEELTASLVGLPKSSTDSCLFEKSGCEGDKECHVKPELPKSLQPSSQSHRFYHSTGSLNGYGCGDNIVQAVEEYAKKVVDDTLELTLGSTVLRVSETTKSADRVTYAEKLSPLTGQACRYCDLKELHNCTGNSSQNFFRQGSLASSKPASNPKFSSHYQKSRIFHLNVPQIHVNLDKKAVLAEKIVAEAIEKAEQEVSSVSLAADSGIGQEGASFAESLATEIMTAAVTNVGHVVNSSKEIEDFQSAESVGSQQMNLSIGDDSTGSWSNLSFEDEHQDESSSFHHLSESDGPDDKDEEHEDEVEGLGQDGKTLLITNIDMEPCTVDPQLRIILQWLIASEAEVTELYFHDSANKEFMLLSKQLQEKGWKVGDLLQAVLQYYEVMEKASSEERCKSLFDWLLENA from the exons ATGGCGACTTTCAGAAACAATCACATGAAGACTAAAGCATCTATCAGAAAA AGCTTCAGTGAAGATGTGTTCCAGTCTGTAAAGTCTTTATTGCAGAGTGAGAAGGAACTATGCAGTGTAACAGCAGAGGACTGTTTACAGCAGGATGAACATGCCAGTTTAACTGAG GTCACATTTCTGGGTTTTAATGAAGAGACAGATGCCACTCATGTACAG gaTTTAGCTGCAGTTTCTTTGGAACTTCCAGATCTTCTGAATTCACTCCACTTCTGCAgtctaaatgaaaatgaaattatttgtatGAAGAATATAAATAAACCATCAGATATAAGCAGTGATCCTCTAAATCAG AGTCATCCTTCTGGAATGCTTTGTGTCATGAGAGTGTCACCTACATCACCAAAACTTAGGATTGATTTTATCTTTAGTCTCCTAAGTAAATATGCTACTGGTATAAGGTACACCTTGGACACATTCTTGCATCAGAAGCACCAACTTGAGACCactgatgaagatgatgatgatactAACCAGTCTGTGTCATCCATAGAGGATGACTTTGTCACTGCTTTTGAGCActtagaagaggaagagacttCAAAGCCGTATAATGATG GAATGAACATTACTGCACTAAGGAACCAGTGTGATGCTGCTTCCCAAACAGTTACTGGTCATCATTTAGAAACCCATGATTTAAAGATTCTCATTAGCTCTGGACAGCAGAAGTCATTGGCTAAaccctcagcttcctcagtgAATGTCCTGGGACCTAAAGAACTACCTTCTGTGAAAACTTCAGTCACAACATCCATTTCAGAGCCTTGGACCCAAAGGAGTTTCTATAGGTCATCTAATGCTTCAGATAAAGATAGTgatttacagaaaacattttgttCGTCTTCTCCTGCCTACTCATCTGAATCAGAATGTTCAAGTCCAAGTCCTGTTATTTTCTTGGATGAAGAGGGATATCAAAAAAGCTTAAAAGCAAAACTTGAGCTGCCTAAAATTCCTGTGATGAAAGATGATATAGAGGATTCAGACTCAGAAGTAAGTGAATTTTTTGATAGTTTTGATCAGTTTGATGAACTAGAACAAACTTTAGAGACTTACCTGTTTAATAAAGATCCTGTCATAGGGAAGTCATCACAGAAGAAAGGGCACAAACATGGAAAATCATGTATGAATCCTCAAAAATTCAAGTTTGATCATCCAGCTCTCCCAGCTAATGTTAGAAAGCCAACTCCTCGTAAACCGGAATCTCCATATGGTAACCTGTGTGATGCTCCGGATTCTCCTCGCCCAGTGAAGGCCTCGGGGGAAGATAGTGGTTTATTTAGTCCTATTCGATCCTCTGCTTTTAGTCCTCTTGGAGGCTGTACTCCAGCTGAATGTTTTTGCCAAACAGATATTGGTGGAGATAGGATTCACGAAAATCTTGATTCTATTTATTACACCTATGAAGATTATGCAAATAACGTATCATGTGAAGTACTAGGCTCAGTTCTTCGTACTCAGCACACTAATGCCCTATCAAATATTATCAGTATTaaacatggagaaaataaaactgtaactTTTAAGCATGGAAACCTTgatcaaaaaaataaatctaaaaataaatccTTAATGGTTAAAGATAGCATTCAAAAATTTGCAGCAGATCTTGTGGAAAAAAGTTTTGGCAGTGCGTTTAAAGACTTACAGAAAGGAGTCTCTTCATGTACCAATGCGTTGTGCCACTTAGCCATCAAATTGACATCATCTGTTTTTCAGATGGCATTTAATGAGCTGAGAAGGCAGCGTGCATTTTCACTAAAAGAACGTGCCATTAGtggcctggctaactttttggtGAGTGAAGCTTTATCAAATGCCTTAAAAGATTTACAGTATGTAAAGAAGCAGATATTCACAAACACAGTTGCTAGATTTGCTGCAGATCTTGCTGAAGAGCTTGTTTTTGAAGGCATCATGGAAGTGTGTCAGTTTTCGTATCCTCAAACGCCTGCATCTCCACGGTGTGGGTCATTTGACTTTGAAGACAAAGTAGTGAAGTCATATGCAAAAGATTTGTCTGAATCTGTAATACAGGAAGCGTTCATTGAGCTATCACAAGTCGATGTGACCTTTACAACAAAGGCAGCAGTTAGTGTCTCTACGGATAATATCAAGTATGTGAGTGCAGAAAGTGTAGTGCCATCAACACAGGCTGTCACGTTTTCCCCTTCTTTTCACAATCAAGCAATTATGGTGACAAAACCAGTGCAGGAATATAAAAAGGAATACACAGTGCAGCAGGCCTTGTTTTGTACTTCTGGAATTGTTACTTCTATACCAGTGCCCTTGGCAGGAAGTGCCCTTCTCCCATATCATATTTCATCTACTGCATGTCAGGCAAAGGCTCATCTGTCATCTGATGATAGTAATTCAAGTGGTGATTCTACCCAAGTGCATATTGCcacaaaaaacagagaagaaaaagcagcttgtctcagaaatatttgtttaCCTTCAGAACACAATCCAGGTAACCAGAATGATTTTAAACCAACTAATGATCTTGAAATGCAGAGTTCCTCAAAATTATCAAGTGATCCTGCAATTATTAGCAACTTTTCTGCAGCAATGGTGCATACGATAGTAAATGAAACTTTAGAGTCAATGACATCATTGGAAGTTACAAAAATGGTTGATgaatgtacagattatttaactAAATCAATAAAGGGGAAAACCCCTCCATTTTCCCACTGTGGTCAGGCAGTGCTGCAATGCAGTGAAGCTAGTAGCAATAAGGACATGTTTGCTGACCAGTTATCTAAATCTATTATTAAACATTCCATAGATAAGAGCAAATCAATGATCCCAAATATAGATAAAAATGCAGTATACAAGGAAAGCTTGCCTGTTTCTGGAGAAGAATCACAGTTGACACCAGAAAAATCTCCCAAATTTCCTGGCTCTCACAATCACTTAACTCACTGCTCACTTTCAGCTGGAAAGGATTGTGTTCCAGAATGTAAAGTTTCTATGGTTCATGGATCCTCCCTAGAGACACTACCATCTTGTCCAGCTGTGACAGGTCAGAAATCTGACTTGAAGGAACCTGCTAAGGATCAACCACTGAAAAAGCATAACTTGAATAATACATCACTTGAGTCTTTGTCTTTTGGACAGGAAAACCCCTTTCCTCATTCACATACTTTCTCATCTACAGCACTTACCTGTGTAGATGGTTTGCATGTGGAAGATAAACAGAAAGTCAGAGACGGAAATGTAATACCTGATACTCCTCCATCAACTCCTCTAGTACCATCCCAGGCTAGTTCTGAATGGGATATcaagaaattaacaaaaaagcTCAAAGGAGAATTAGCCAAAGAGTTTGCACCTGCTACACCACCTTCTACTCCACACAACTCATCTGTTGGTAGTTTGTCTGAGAATGaacaaaatactatagaaaaAGAAGAGTTCATGTTGAAACTCATGCGATCTCTTTCTGAAGAAGTTGAGAGTAGTGAAAATGGAGAGCTCCCTGAAGTGGATGTGAAGTCAGAGCACTCAGGGAAGAAGGTTCAGTTTGCAGAAGCATTAGCTACACACATCCTTTCTCTTGCAACTGAAATGGCAGCTTCCCatttagataataaaataattcaagaacCCAAGGTTAAAAGCCCTTGCTTAAATGTGCAAAGTCAAAGAAGTGTGTCACCTACTTTCTTAAACCCCTCAgatgaaaatttgaaaacattgtgcAGTTTTGCAGGTGATCTGGCAGCAGAAGTCATTACAGAAGCTGAGAAAATAGCAAAAGTTCGAAGTTGTATGCTTTTCAAGCAAAAGAAGAACAGATGTTATGCTGATGGTGACCAAGATTATAAAGTAGAAGAGAAGTTGGATATAGAGGCTGTAGCGCACCCAAGAGAAGTGGATCCGTTTATTCTTTCATTACCACCAAGTTCTTGTGTGTCAGGTCTGATGTATAAGTATCCCAGCTGTGAAAGTGTGACAGACGAATATGCAGGTCACATTATTCAGATACTAAAACAAGAAGGTGGTAATATTGAGTTGATAATGGATCAGTATGCCAATAGACTTGCCTACCGATCTGTTAAATCAGGATTACAGGAAGCAGCTAAGACAACCAAAGTGCAGTGCAATTCAAGAATGTTCCCTGTGCCAAGTTCACAAGTGAAAACAAACGAACtgttaatgttttcaaataaagaGCACCACCAAGAAGcagacaaaaaaagacaaagtaaaagaAACGAAGATTACTTTTGTAAAAATCAAACTTGCGAAAGGACCCTGGATCCAGGTAGAAATGAGTGCTCTGAACTGTATAGTTTTTCAGCCTCTTTCGTTCACAGCATAACAAAAGATGCTAAAGAAGAGCTGACAGCCTCTCTAGTTGGCCTACCAAAATCCTCAACAGATTCTTGCTTGTTCGAAAAATCCGGATGTGAAGGAGATAAAGAGTGTCATGTTAAACCAGAATTGCCTAAGTCTCTTCAGCCTTCCTCGCAAAGTCACAGATTTTACCACAGCACTGGCAGTTTAAATGGATATGGTTGTGGAGACAATATTGTTCAAGCTGTAGAAGAGTATGCCAAAAAAGTAGTGGATGACACTCTAGAGCTAACTCTAGGATCTACAGTGTTACGAGTGTCTGAGACCACAAAATCAGCAGACAGGGTCACTTATGCAGAAAAGTTGTCACCTCTTACAGGTCAAGCTTGCAGATATTGTGACCTTAAAGAACTCCACAATTGCACTGGAAATTCATCTCAGAACTTTTTCAGACAGGGTTCTCTCGCCAGTAGTAAGCCAGCTTCTAATCCAAAATTTAGCAGCCACTATCAGAAATCTAGGATTTTTCATCTCAATGTCCCTCAGATTCATGTTAATCTTGATAAGAAGGCAGTGCTTGCTGAGAAGATAGTTGCTGAAGCCATTGAAAAAGCTGAGCAAGAGGTGAGCAGTGTCAGCCTGGCAGCCGACAGTGGGATCGGACAGGAGGGTGCCAGCTTTGCTGAAAGCCTTGCCACAGAAATCATGACAGCAGCTGTCACAAATGTTGGGCATGTTGTTAACAG